In one window of Myxococcales bacterium DNA:
- a CDS encoding HAMP domain-containing protein yields the protein MSTPSSGFTFRAKLLASYVALVVAVVAVAVVQLDRSLARDLRERLDQRLEQQAIGATQWGVGEGRRHPEKIAARLAKIVGADVTMFDDKGVAVADSRPEPVGEGDVGPEVAAALGGAVGRASRISALRRVETYYVAVRGGDGWVIRLSVPLSDIDATVTGLRSQLLGAAGLALVLALALGLLASRVVARPLHAMTLTARRIANGDFDVAVPAPSPDEFGVLAESLTSLARQLKARIGELVRERDRLSAILEGMAEGVLVVDRGGAIVLANAAAKSILRAPRALEGESLKAALSDAEMRGFVEARLADGHTDESEIAATDGRSTAVYVTPLEQRAGAGVVCVLRDMTTIRRVLTMRRDFMANASHELRTPVAAILGYAETLLLGKRLDGEGRQFVEIIERHAKRLSSLVDDVLRLSELEDRPAPSRQVIELGPLVSLVVDTVKAKVERAKVDLVIDVPARLEVLGDSTGLEQVLENLVDNALKYGNGAPIRVAARDDGPKMAVLEVTDRGPGIAAQHLPRLFERFYRVDPARSRERGGSGLGLAIVRQLVESMGGTINVESTVGEGTTFRVALERTSEPQRTPDTA from the coding sequence ATGAGCACCCCGTCCAGCGGCTTCACCTTTCGCGCGAAGCTCCTTGCCAGCTACGTGGCCCTGGTCGTCGCGGTCGTTGCCGTTGCCGTCGTCCAGCTCGATCGTTCGCTTGCGCGGGACTTGCGTGAGCGGCTTGACCAGCGCCTCGAGCAACAGGCCATCGGCGCCACGCAGTGGGGCGTCGGCGAAGGTCGACGGCATCCCGAAAAGATTGCGGCGCGTCTCGCTAAGATCGTCGGTGCCGATGTCACGATGTTCGACGACAAGGGCGTGGCCGTCGCCGACTCGCGCCCCGAACCAGTCGGCGAAGGCGACGTTGGGCCGGAGGTGGCCGCCGCCTTGGGCGGCGCCGTCGGGCGCGCCTCGAGGATCAGCGCCCTGCGCCGCGTGGAGACCTACTACGTGGCTGTTCGCGGCGGCGACGGTTGGGTCATTCGTCTCTCGGTCCCCTTGTCCGACATCGATGCCACGGTCACTGGCCTGCGCAGTCAGTTGCTCGGCGCCGCAGGGCTCGCGCTCGTTTTGGCCCTCGCGCTCGGGCTTTTGGCGTCGCGCGTCGTCGCTCGGCCGCTGCACGCGATGACGCTAACGGCACGTCGCATCGCCAACGGCGACTTCGACGTGGCCGTGCCGGCGCCATCGCCCGACGAGTTCGGCGTGCTCGCCGAGTCGCTCACGTCGTTGGCGAGGCAACTCAAGGCTCGCATCGGCGAGCTCGTTCGAGAGCGAGATCGGCTAAGCGCGATCCTCGAGGGCATGGCGGAGGGCGTCCTCGTCGTCGATCGCGGTGGCGCCATCGTCCTCGCCAATGCGGCGGCCAAGTCGATCCTGCGCGCGCCCCGCGCTCTGGAGGGCGAATCGCTCAAGGCGGCGCTGTCCGATGCCGAGATGCGCGGTTTCGTCGAAGCTCGCCTCGCCGACGGCCACACCGACGAGAGTGAAATTGCGGCGACCGACGGCCGCTCCACCGCCGTCTACGTCACCCCCCTTGAGCAACGCGCCGGCGCCGGTGTTGTGTGCGTCCTTCGAGACATGACGACGATCCGTCGTGTCCTCACGATGCGACGCGATTTCATGGCGAACGCGTCCCACGAGCTTCGTACGCCGGTGGCCGCGATCCTGGGCTACGCCGAGACGTTGCTCTTGGGAAAGCGCCTCGACGGCGAAGGTCGGCAGTTTGTTGAGATTATCGAGCGGCACGCGAAGCGCCTCTCGAGCCTTGTCGACGACGTCCTTCGCTTGTCGGAGCTGGAGGATCGTCCGGCGCCGTCACGACAGGTCATCGAGCTCGGGCCCCTCGTCTCGCTCGTGGTGGATACGGTCAAAGCCAAAGTCGAGCGGGCGAAGGTCGACCTGGTCATCGACGTCCCGGCTCGCCTCGAGGTCCTGGGGGACAGCACGGGCCTGGAGCAGGTGCTCGAGAACCTCGTCGACAACGCGCTCAAATACGGCAACGGGGCTCCGATTCGCGTCGCCGCGCGCGACGACGGCCCCAAGATGGCCGTCCTTGAGGTGACCGATCGAGGCCCCGGCATCGCCGCCCAACACCTGCCACGGCTCTTCGAGCGCTTCTATCGGGTGGACCCCGCGCGCTCCCGCGAGCGAGGTGGCAGCGGCCTCGGGCTCGCCATCGTGCGGCAACTCGTCGAGTCCATGGGTGGCACTATCAACGTCGAGAGCACCGTCGGCGAAGGGACGACGTTTCGCGTGGCGCTCGAGCGGACGTCAGAGCCTCAGCGCACGCCCGACACGGCGTAG
- a CDS encoding response regulator: MKEGLVLLVDDEPDLARLVAYNLEEAGFEVVVASTAEDGLERARETRPLLAILDVMLPGESGVELCGRIRRDPALSDIGILMLTARGDEQDRVAGFEEGADDYVVKPFSVKELVLRVRALARRARERNVARALDKGGERLRWKGLEVDVGFHRVYVDGVEVSLRPLEFKLICVLLENPTRVFSRSNLLEEVWGTSGEMNTRTVDTHVRRLRDKLGPCAEAVETVHGFGYRLKDVVG; encoded by the coding sequence ATGAAGGAAGGATTGGTTCTCTTGGTCGACGACGAGCCCGACTTGGCTCGACTCGTGGCCTACAACCTCGAGGAGGCCGGCTTCGAGGTCGTCGTCGCGTCGACGGCGGAAGATGGCCTCGAGCGGGCTCGCGAGACGCGACCTCTCTTGGCGATCTTGGACGTGATGCTGCCGGGCGAGTCGGGCGTCGAGTTGTGCGGTCGCATTCGGCGCGACCCAGCCCTCTCCGACATCGGCATTCTGATGCTGACGGCCCGCGGTGACGAGCAAGACCGCGTGGCCGGTTTCGAAGAAGGCGCCGACGACTACGTCGTGAAACCCTTCAGCGTGAAAGAGCTGGTGCTCCGCGTGCGTGCCCTCGCGCGTCGTGCTCGCGAGCGCAACGTCGCCCGCGCCTTGGACAAAGGCGGCGAACGCCTTCGCTGGAAGGGCCTTGAAGTCGATGTCGGGTTTCACCGAGTCTACGTCGACGGCGTCGAGGTTTCGCTCCGGCCGTTGGAGTTCAAACTAATCTGCGTCTTGCTCGAAAACCCCACGCGCGTGTTCTCTCGGAGCAACCTCCTCGAGGAGGTTTGGGGCACATCCGGTGAGATGAACACGCGCACCGTCGACACGCACGTGCGAAGGCTGCGCGACAAGCTGGGGCCCTGCGCCGAGGCCGTGGAGACCGTACACGGCTTCGGATATCGCCTTAAAGACGTGGTCGGCTGA
- a CDS encoding tetratricopeptide repeat protein: MLAQVETSCLARFADISAPGLPSGMLSRLMSTGDPTGSLVRAFFELRKARRSGVLSVAADEVTTSVHFREGLPVWAEEEGTPGEALGRMLVRTRVLTAQEHAKVIDKMATSLENGQKFGEIAIELGLLTQAKLEHALREQVRWRIVRALQREGVHHSFREASIAARGAGLPLESLVLDAARWLRPEQRLGVVEAARGKFPVLSSTVVADVAARFALTAEDEPTLAIFDGSVALEDLVKIEPSAAGTDVGALCVALYAAGELELADAARAASRGSLRPLSRPPSRPPPSERVARTLARLKKARAKSALLELPEAVAERKPASEHEARVIAEQAFQHGVLHLRANRLEAAVPLLRRAFGLMPKNIEYELYAMWTEVRVHEGKPTAPQLGALRHIALSAVRQDPNLAFAYYVLGQVTLYEGGSESMAKHHFVHALKLDPDAIDAERHVRVLRRREARGSRVPQVRTSRAPAVPPPAPSAPVARVALKKVLSQAPRPGSDATETPVVLYRKPQRTLEMSLESPPPPEVEVARAPAPPTAAPALSPSASLANAAAAPVEPAVPVAPVLDGAQPADATSLTGVARPKAGGAEDQGPPSTERRPAPKKPQNTTTLVAGAAMTLAVLAAAFAMLGLRASGSVVKRPPPVASFVAPAARPPAAVSVSATPLTSPAPPLAIPSTPAVTSTASASARALVPDAGAPVVASAASADNRVDGGPAGRSENGLVVLPKWASQRRIYVDGKLATNGGEQLEVKCGSRQVQIGSSGKPRTLEVPCGGIATW; this comes from the coding sequence ATGCTCGCACAGGTGGAGACCTCGTGCCTCGCCCGCTTCGCTGACATTTCGGCCCCGGGGCTCCCATCGGGTATGCTCTCGCGGCTGATGTCGACCGGTGATCCCACCGGCTCCCTCGTGCGCGCGTTTTTCGAGCTTCGAAAGGCCCGCCGAAGTGGGGTTTTGTCCGTTGCCGCCGACGAGGTGACGACGTCGGTGCACTTTCGCGAAGGCCTGCCGGTCTGGGCCGAAGAGGAAGGAACGCCTGGCGAAGCCCTCGGCCGCATGTTGGTCCGCACCCGGGTGCTAACCGCGCAGGAGCACGCGAAGGTCATCGACAAGATGGCCACGTCGCTCGAGAACGGCCAAAAGTTCGGCGAGATCGCCATCGAGCTGGGGCTCCTCACACAAGCGAAGCTCGAGCACGCGCTCCGAGAGCAGGTCCGTTGGCGCATCGTCCGCGCCCTTCAGCGCGAGGGCGTGCACCACTCGTTTCGCGAAGCGTCGATCGCGGCTCGCGGCGCAGGGTTGCCGCTCGAGAGCCTGGTGCTCGACGCGGCACGCTGGCTCCGCCCCGAGCAACGGCTGGGCGTCGTCGAAGCGGCGAGGGGAAAATTTCCCGTTCTGTCGAGCACCGTTGTCGCCGACGTCGCGGCGCGCTTCGCGTTGACGGCGGAAGACGAACCCACGCTCGCGATCTTTGACGGCTCGGTGGCCCTTGAGGACCTCGTCAAGATCGAGCCGTCGGCCGCGGGAACCGACGTCGGGGCGCTCTGCGTGGCGCTCTACGCGGCCGGCGAGTTGGAGCTTGCCGACGCCGCGCGGGCTGCGAGTCGCGGCTCGCTCCGTCCGCTGTCGCGGCCGCCGTCGCGACCCCCGCCCAGCGAACGCGTCGCGCGCACACTGGCTCGCCTAAAGAAGGCGCGCGCCAAGAGCGCGCTCCTCGAGCTCCCAGAGGCGGTAGCGGAGCGAAAGCCCGCGAGCGAACACGAGGCGCGGGTCATCGCCGAACAGGCGTTCCAACACGGCGTCTTGCACCTGCGAGCCAATCGCCTCGAGGCCGCGGTGCCCCTTCTGCGGCGCGCCTTCGGCCTGATGCCGAAGAACATCGAATACGAGCTCTACGCGATGTGGACCGAGGTTCGCGTTCACGAGGGAAAACCAACAGCGCCGCAGCTCGGCGCGCTTCGCCACATCGCGCTGTCGGCGGTGAGGCAAGATCCCAACCTTGCCTTCGCGTACTACGTCCTTGGTCAGGTGACGCTCTACGAGGGCGGCTCCGAGTCGATGGCCAAGCACCACTTCGTGCACGCCCTCAAGCTCGACCCCGACGCCATCGACGCCGAGCGCCATGTTCGCGTCCTCCGCCGCCGCGAGGCGCGCGGCTCGCGTGTCCCTCAAGTCCGCACGTCACGGGCGCCTGCCGTGCCGCCGCCCGCGCCGAGCGCACCGGTGGCGCGCGTCGCGCTCAAGAAGGTCTTGAGCCAAGCGCCACGACCTGGGTCCGATGCCACGGAGACGCCGGTCGTCCTCTATCGCAAGCCCCAGCGCACGCTCGAGATGTCGCTCGAGAGCCCGCCTCCGCCGGAGGTCGAGGTCGCACGAGCGCCGGCGCCGCCCACCGCTGCGCCGGCACTCTCACCGTCCGCGTCGCTGGCCAACGCCGCCGCGGCACCCGTGGAGCCAGCGGTCCCTGTCGCGCCGGTGCTTGACGGTGCGCAGCCCGCCGATGCGACGTCGCTGACGGGGGTGGCGAGGCCGAAGGCCGGCGGAGCAGAGGACCAGGGGCCACCCTCGACGGAGCGGCGCCCTGCGCCGAAGAAGCCCCAGAATACGACCACGCTCGTGGCCGGCGCGGCGATGACGCTGGCCGTGCTGGCCGCCGCCTTCGCGATGCTGGGCCTGCGCGCGAGTGGCTCCGTCGTCAAGCGGCCGCCGCCGGTTGCGTCCTTCGTCGCCCCCGCGGCGCGTCCGCCAGCCGCCGTCTCCGTCAGCGCGACGCCGCTCACGTCTCCAGCGCCGCCTTTGGCCATCCCCAGCACCCCCGCTGTCACGTCAACCGCGAGCGCAAGCGCGCGCGCGCTCGTGCCCGACGCCGGGGCGCCCGTCGTCGCGAGCGCCGCCAGCGCCGACAACCGTGTCGACGGCGGGCCCGCGGGCCGCAGCGAAAACGGCCTCGTCGTTCTCCCGAAGTGGGCCTCGCAGCGGCGCATCTACGTCGACGGCAAGCTCGCGACCAACGGTGGCGAACAACTCGAAGTGAAGTGCGGCTCGCGGCAAGTGCAGATCGGCAGCAGTGGAAAGCCGCGCACGCTGGAGGTGCCGTGTGGCGGCATCGCGACCTGGTAG
- a CDS encoding DUF1513 domain-containing protein, whose product MTPKDTAQRGVMVGGMQLQDARTKRAFFSLDLVDLDALDPKDAIQRVPMTFLAHGFAVDPRRRGVAVVLEKKGPGAAVVDLVGRRALATVEPSPGHHFYGHGQFAKDGSVLYCVETELSTRRGVLSVRDRDTFRVLGDVPTFGQNPHDCVLLDGGVMLVTNGGGPVGTEEHGSVCLVELATGKLLERSVVTKGEWNAGHLAVSDAGTFAVSSAPRDGLPEKESPGGVSFRRGGGPLRPMDEPRDVTGRMLGESLSVAVHEASGVAVVTNPWGNLMTLWDVREGQLLEARAMEFPRGVTLSLDGSAFVVTHGKGAIMTLFSADRAVTSLGDAGGGTISGSHVYAWDGEGARR is encoded by the coding sequence GTGACGCCGAAGGACACAGCGCAGCGCGGCGTGATGGTCGGCGGCATGCAGCTGCAAGATGCGCGGACCAAACGCGCCTTCTTTTCGCTGGATCTCGTCGACCTCGACGCGCTCGATCCCAAGGACGCCATCCAGCGGGTCCCCATGACCTTCTTGGCCCACGGCTTCGCCGTCGACCCTCGCCGCCGGGGCGTCGCGGTCGTCCTCGAAAAGAAGGGCCCCGGCGCCGCCGTCGTCGACCTCGTGGGACGAAGGGCGCTCGCCACCGTGGAGCCCTCACCGGGTCACCACTTCTACGGCCACGGTCAGTTCGCCAAAGACGGCAGCGTCCTCTATTGCGTGGAGACCGAGCTCTCGACGCGACGAGGCGTCCTGTCGGTGCGCGACCGGGACACCTTCCGGGTCCTCGGCGACGTGCCAACCTTTGGCCAGAACCCCCACGACTGCGTGTTGCTCGACGGCGGCGTGATGCTCGTGACCAACGGCGGCGGCCCCGTCGGCACCGAGGAGCACGGGAGCGTGTGCCTCGTGGAGCTGGCGACGGGAAAACTTCTCGAGCGCTCCGTCGTCACCAAAGGCGAGTGGAACGCGGGGCACCTCGCCGTGAGCGACGCGGGAACCTTCGCCGTGAGCTCGGCACCGCGCGACGGCTTGCCAGAGAAAGAGTCCCCCGGTGGCGTGAGCTTTCGGCGAGGTGGCGGACCGCTCCGACCGATGGATGAGCCTCGCGACGTGACCGGTCGCATGCTCGGCGAGTCGCTAAGCGTCGCGGTGCACGAGGCGAGCGGCGTCGCTGTCGTGACCAACCCTTGGGGCAACCTGATGACGCTCTGGGACGTGCGCGAGGGCCAACTCCTCGAGGCTCGGGCCATGGAGTTTCCGCGAGGGGTCACGCTGTCACTCGATGGCTCCGCGTTCGTCGTGACCCACGGCAAGGGCGCCATCATGACGCTCTTTTCGGCGGACCGCGCCGTGACGTCGCTCGGCGACGCCGGCGGCGGCACGATCTCGGGCTCACACGTCTACGCGTGGGACGGCGAAGGCGCGCGCCGCTGA
- a CDS encoding 2-dehydropantoate 2-reductase: MAERMLVVGAGGLGGITAALAAERWGTSAEPTFEVSALTTNARIAEAVRKGGYRVGGLLRERAIVAPILSEPAAVTGPYDWIVLAVQPPQVEEAARAAMPWLSPSGRLVCFQNGLAEERITRLGLPASRVVGAVVGWGASMPEPGRYHLTARGGFTVGTLDASAPEDALAGLASCLSPVAPVKLTTNLRGARWSKLAINCAISTLGTIGRGTLGAVLLHRTARRLGLELITEVVELASKEGVTLEKIAGLDLTKLALTDAERAAQGSPTLVAKHSLMLAVGARYRRMRSSMLSAIERGRIPAVDFLNGEIVERAERHRCAVPANREATQMVHDIARGRVPGGIGAIHLLQERIAKRRELERTR; encoded by the coding sequence ATGGCGGAGCGAATGCTTGTTGTCGGGGCCGGCGGCCTCGGAGGGATTACCGCGGCGCTCGCCGCGGAGCGTTGGGGCACGAGCGCCGAGCCAACCTTCGAGGTCAGCGCGTTGACGACCAACGCGCGCATCGCCGAGGCCGTACGCAAGGGCGGCTACCGCGTCGGCGGACTTTTGCGCGAGCGAGCGATCGTCGCGCCGATTCTGTCGGAGCCTGCGGCGGTGACGGGGCCCTACGATTGGATCGTGCTCGCCGTTCAACCACCGCAAGTGGAGGAGGCGGCGAGGGCCGCGATGCCCTGGCTCTCGCCGTCGGGGCGCCTCGTTTGCTTCCAAAATGGCCTCGCGGAGGAGCGAATCACGCGCCTGGGCCTTCCCGCGTCTCGCGTCGTGGGAGCGGTCGTCGGCTGGGGCGCGAGCATGCCCGAGCCGGGCCGGTACCACCTGACGGCGCGCGGCGGCTTCACCGTCGGGACGCTCGATGCGAGCGCTCCCGAGGACGCACTGGCGGGGCTCGCGTCGTGCCTGTCGCCGGTGGCGCCCGTCAAGCTCACCACGAACCTCCGCGGCGCGCGGTGGAGCAAGCTCGCCATCAACTGCGCCATCTCGACCTTGGGAACCATCGGCCGAGGCACGCTCGGTGCCGTCCTCCTTCACCGCACGGCGCGCCGACTCGGCCTCGAGCTCATCACCGAGGTCGTCGAACTCGCGTCGAAGGAGGGGGTCACGCTGGAGAAGATCGCGGGCCTCGACCTCACCAAGCTGGCGCTCACCGACGCGGAGCGCGCCGCGCAGGGATCACCCACGTTGGTCGCGAAACATTCGCTGATGCTCGCTGTCGGGGCGCGCTACCGACGCATGCGCTCGTCGATGCTGTCCGCCATCGAGCGGGGCCGGATCCCGGCGGTCGACTTTCTGAACGGTGAGATCGTGGAACGCGCCGAGCGCCATCGATGCGCCGTCCCGGCCAATCGAGAGGCGACGCAGATGGTCCACGACATTGCGAGAGGTCGTGTGCCGGGCGGCATTGGCGCGATCCATCTGCTCCAGGAGCGCATCGCGAAGCGGCGCGAGCTCGAACGCACGCGGTAG
- a CDS encoding twin-arginine translocation signal domain-containing protein yields MKKNELSRRGFLKGLSAAAGAAAAGRIIPGWVPNASAQLAGGEKSALVVLYLDGGYNSLFTGADAFLANGSFGVNNGNMMALGNGLTVDAPTLGSLPQAALQKMASIGIRHNTTSHETAKVRNWTTGNRAYPLMLANVMGGDAAIKAAAIGNRPDMDNVQPQTEGGISLQTITNMDATIRALGGGTPDPKVPDRDIAAKGLTAARTMSGGRIGASQKSLVTVKDGFDTAVETLKKPVKPFSFTDLATAYGQPTNQFGVNNFRSKMVAAELMVLAGANVITITDGGWDSHDDNDGSSVRNQMTQDILPSLRTFLTRMLANPDYNVVFTIMGDFARSLPNSDHQGNLTSTVIGKYVKVGTTGRTDGDVGLPATTPSNAGYWAYLSKALKVPTDPFGPNPHALIL; encoded by the coding sequence ATGAAGAAGAATGAGCTCTCTCGGCGCGGATTCTTGAAGGGCCTCTCGGCGGCCGCCGGCGCCGCTGCCGCGGGTCGCATCATCCCCGGTTGGGTGCCGAACGCGTCGGCGCAGCTCGCCGGCGGCGAGAAGTCGGCGCTCGTCGTGCTCTACCTGGACGGCGGCTACAACTCGCTCTTCACCGGGGCTGACGCCTTCCTCGCCAACGGGAGCTTCGGCGTCAACAACGGCAACATGATGGCCCTCGGCAACGGCCTCACCGTCGACGCGCCGACGCTTGGCTCGTTGCCTCAGGCGGCGCTGCAAAAGATGGCGTCCATCGGCATTCGCCACAACACCACGTCGCACGAGACGGCGAAGGTCCGCAACTGGACCACCGGGAACCGGGCCTACCCGCTGATGCTCGCGAACGTCATGGGCGGCGACGCGGCCATCAAGGCGGCGGCCATCGGCAACCGCCCCGACATGGACAACGTGCAGCCGCAGACAGAGGGCGGCATCTCGCTTCAGACGATCACCAACATGGATGCCACCATTCGCGCGCTCGGCGGTGGCACGCCGGACCCGAAGGTCCCCGACCGCGACATCGCGGCCAAGGGCCTGACGGCCGCGCGCACCATGAGCGGCGGTCGCATCGGCGCGAGCCAGAAATCCTTGGTGACGGTGAAAGATGGCTTCGACACCGCCGTCGAGACCTTGAAGAAGCCCGTGAAGCCATTTTCGTTCACGGACCTAGCGACCGCCTACGGCCAGCCGACGAACCAATTCGGCGTGAACAACTTCCGCTCCAAGATGGTGGCCGCCGAGCTCATGGTGCTCGCCGGCGCGAACGTCATCACCATCACCGACGGCGGCTGGGACTCGCACGACGACAACGACGGTTCGTCGGTACGCAACCAGATGACGCAGGACATCTTGCCCTCGCTCCGCACGTTCCTGACGCGCATGCTCGCGAACCCCGACTACAACGTCGTCTTCACCATCATGGGAGACTTCGCGAGGAGCCTCCCGAACTCCGACCACCAGGGAAACCTGACGTCGACGGTCATCGGCAAATACGTGAAGGTCGGCACCACGGGGCGTACCGATGGCGACGTGGGCCTGCCGGCGACGACGCCGTCCAACGCCGGCTATTGGGCGTACCTGTCGAAGGCGCTCAAGGTGCCGACCGATCCCTTCGGTCCGAACCCGCACGCGCTGATTCTCTGA
- the dusB gene encoding tRNA dihydrouridine synthase DusB produces MLRERPVILAPMEDVTDDVFRRLCRRFGARIAVTEFVNVEGLLRGCKNARRKIRLADDDIGTAIQIYGSDPERLAEAARVAEEAQPLYIDVNCGCWVPKIAGRGAGAGWLRDPDAMVAMARLVVESVSIPVTIKTRVGWGPESHMPIVDLARRLEDTGIAALTIHCRTAQMGHKGEADWSWAQKAREKVSIPVIVNGDVKSADDAARAIEETGCAGVMVGRRAIEHPWVFREIEAKFRGEPVVLPTVAERIETCKVHLHANVEARGERHGVHVTRRHLSGYLHGLPHAAQLRRRLMGCETEAACVEVLDEVLAEPPLAAVAN; encoded by the coding sequence ATGCTGAGGGAGCGCCCCGTCATCCTCGCGCCCATGGAGGATGTCACCGACGACGTCTTCCGCCGTCTTTGCCGGCGCTTCGGCGCGCGCATCGCCGTGACCGAGTTCGTCAACGTCGAAGGTCTGTTGCGAGGCTGCAAGAACGCGCGCCGGAAGATCCGCCTCGCCGACGACGACATCGGCACGGCCATCCAGATCTACGGCTCCGACCCGGAGCGACTCGCGGAGGCGGCGCGCGTGGCCGAAGAAGCCCAGCCGCTCTACATCGACGTGAACTGCGGCTGCTGGGTCCCGAAGATCGCAGGGCGCGGCGCCGGCGCGGGCTGGCTTCGCGACCCCGACGCGATGGTCGCCATGGCGCGGCTCGTGGTGGAGAGCGTGTCCATTCCTGTCACCATCAAGACGCGTGTCGGCTGGGGGCCGGAGTCGCACATGCCCATCGTCGACCTCGCGCGCCGTCTCGAGGACACTGGCATCGCGGCCCTGACGATTCACTGTCGCACGGCGCAGATGGGCCACAAGGGCGAAGCCGATTGGTCCTGGGCCCAGAAGGCCCGCGAGAAGGTCTCGATCCCCGTCATCGTCAACGGTGACGTCAAGAGCGCCGACGACGCCGCCCGCGCCATCGAAGAGACGGGCTGCGCCGGCGTCATGGTTGGCCGCCGCGCCATCGAGCACCCTTGGGTGTTTCGTGAAATCGAGGCCAAGTTTCGCGGCGAGCCGGTCGTCTTGCCGACGGTCGCGGAACGCATCGAAACCTGCAAAGTGCACCTTCACGCGAACGTCGAGGCACGCGGCGAGCGCCACGGGGTCCACGTGACGCGCCGCCACCTGAGCGGTTACCTCCACGGCCTCCCCCACGCGGCGCAACTCCGCCGGCGCCTGATGGGCTGCGAGACGGAAGCCGCGTGCGTCGAGGTCCTGGACGAAGTCCTCGCTGAGCCGCCGCTCGCCGCCGTTGCGAACTGA
- a CDS encoding 1-acyl-sn-glycerol-3-phosphate acyltransferase produces MEAPAHSRKTNDLLEDDRGLLTPLERLQIRFIRESFRHGPIDRTLRACQRTLGQAWINSALSHLRQVQGASRLPSFDPSASYILVSNHRSFFDLYAITSYLVRGGLPHRLLFPVRSNFFYDHPFGPLVNGAMSFFAMYPPVFRDKKKAALNLAGLDEVVRLVEQGGTFVGLHPEGTRGRGDDPYELLPAQPGVGRIIHRSRVTVIPVFVNGLLNDIVKQVWTNFRRTGDEVNVVFGAPLDFSDLYAKNGSPRVYREVAERTTAAIAALGAEEKALREGKNSPAAPFC; encoded by the coding sequence GTGGAAGCGCCCGCCCACTCGCGCAAGACGAATGACCTCCTCGAGGACGATCGCGGTCTTCTGACGCCCCTCGAGCGGCTGCAGATTCGCTTCATTCGCGAGAGTTTTCGCCACGGGCCCATCGACCGAACGCTGCGCGCCTGCCAGCGCACCCTCGGACAGGCGTGGATCAACAGCGCGCTGTCGCACCTGCGGCAGGTACAGGGGGCCTCGCGGCTCCCGTCGTTCGACCCCAGCGCCAGCTACATCCTGGTCAGCAACCACCGGAGCTTCTTCGACCTCTACGCCATCACGTCGTACCTCGTTCGCGGCGGGCTCCCTCACCGGCTGCTCTTTCCCGTTCGGTCTAACTTCTTCTACGACCACCCCTTCGGGCCCTTGGTCAACGGAGCCATGAGCTTCTTCGCGATGTACCCGCCGGTGTTTCGCGACAAGAAGAAGGCGGCCCTGAACCTCGCGGGCCTCGACGAGGTCGTCCGCCTCGTGGAGCAAGGCGGCACCTTCGTCGGCCTTCACCCCGAGGGCACGCGGGGCCGTGGCGACGATCCCTACGAGCTCTTGCCTGCGCAGCCGGGCGTGGGGCGCATCATTCATCGCTCCCGCGTGACGGTCATTCCGGTCTTCGTGAACGGCCTCCTCAACGACATCGTCAAGCAGGTGTGGACCAACTTTCGGCGCACCGGCGACGAGGTCAACGTCGTCTTCGGCGCGCCGCTCGACTTCAGCGATCTCTACGCCAAGAACGGCAGCCCGAGGGTCTACCGCGAGGTCGCGGAGCGCACGACAGCGGCCATTGCGGCCTTGGGCGCCGAAGAAAAGGCGCTCCGCGAGGGGAAAAATAGCCCCGCCGCGCCGTTCTGCTAA